Below is a window of Candidatus Kinetoplastibacterium oncopeltii TCC290E DNA.
GATAAGGCTGTAAAATATTGGGAAAGTCTACATAGCGATGAAGGAGCTATTTTTGATAGTATTATCACTATAGATGCTAACAAAATACAGCCACAAGTAACTTGGGGAACATCTCCAGAGATGGTTCTGCCTGTTAGTGCAAAAGTTCCTAATCCCAATAATGAGAAAGATCCTGTCAAAAGAAATAGTATAGAGAGGGCTTTATCATATATGGGGCTTTTGCCAGATACGCCTATAGTTGATATACAAATAGATAAAGTTTTTATAGGATCTTGTACTAATTCTAGAATCGAAGATTTACGTGCTGCAGCTTCTGTGGTTAATGGAAGGAGAATATCTTCTAATATTAAATTAGCCATGGTAGTTCCTGGTTCTGGGTTGGTAAAAAAACAAGCTGAAAAAGAAGGTCTTGATAAGATCTTTATTGATGCTGGTTTCGAATGGAGAGATCCTGGTTGTTCTATGTGTTTAGCTATGAACTCTGATAAATTAAATCCTGGAGAACGTTGTGCATCAACCTCCAATCGTAATTTTGAGGGACGTCAAGGTCAAGGCAGTAGAACACACTTATTAAGCCCTACTATGGCGGCAGCTGCAGCAATTGCTGGTCATTTTGTAGATTATAGAGAATTTGATAATTAAGTATTATTACACTATGCAAGAATTCAATGTATATGAAGGTCTAGTAGCTCCGTTAGATAGAGAGAATGTCGATACCGATCTTATTATCCCTAAGCAATTTTTAAAATCGATTAAGCGTACAGGTTTTGGTCCAAATTTGTTTGATGAATTAAGATATTTGGATCATGGCGAACCAGGAATGGATAATAGCATCCGTCCTTTAAATAAAGATTTTGTCCTTAATAAAGATAGGTATAAAAATTCTACTATATTGCTTACTAGGAAAAATTTTGGTTGCGGATCAAGTAGAGAACATGCACCTTGGGCTCTTACCCAATATGGTTTTAGGGTTATTATAGCCCCATCTTATGCCGATATATTTTTTAATAATAGTTTCAAGAATGGTTTATTGCCGATTGTATTATCTGAAAATGATGTAGATTCTTTGTTTGAGTTAGTAAAGAATCAACCTGGTTATAGAATTAAAGTAGACTTAATTAATCAGGTTGTTATAACAACTGATGGTAAAAAGATAAATTTTGATATAGAACCATTCAGAAAATATTGTCTAGTTAATGGACTTGATGACATAAGTCTTACATTGCAACATAAAGAAAATATTAGAGAGTTTGAAGATGTTCATTTAAAGGAACATCCTTGGTTAAATATTTGAGTATTTATTTTTAAATTAATAATTGCTATTAGGTAGGGAAGATGACTAAGAGTATTGCTGTTTTAGCTGGTGATGGAATAGGACCTGAAATTGTTGAACAAGCAGTCCGTGTTCTATCTTCATTGGGTTTAAACATTGAAATGAAAGAAGCCTTAGTAGGAGGTGCTGCTTTTGATAGATTTGAGCATCCTTTGCCTAAATCTACTTTAGATTTGGCAAAAAATTCCCAAGCTGTGCTTTTTGGTGCTGTTGGTGACTGGAAATATGATCATTTACCTAGAGAATTACGCCCAGAACAATCAATTTTGGGGTTGCGTAGAAGCTTAGGTTTATTCGCTAATTTGAGACCTGCTTTTTTATATGATGATTTATCAAACTCATCAACATTAAAGCCAGAAGTTGTTTCAGGATTAGATTTATTGATAGTTCGTGAGTTAACTGGAGATGTGTATTTTGGAACACCTAGAGGTGTTAGAAATGCAAATGATGGTAATTTTATTGGAGAGCGTGAAGGTTTTGATACAATGCGATATGCAGAGTCTGAAGTACGCAGGATAGCTAAGGTGGCATTTGAGTCAGCAATGAAAAGAAGCAAAAGATTATGTAGTGTAGATAAGGCAA
It encodes the following:
- the leuD gene encoding 3-isopropylmalate dehydratase small subunit; this translates as MQEFNVYEGLVAPLDRENVDTDLIIPKQFLKSIKRTGFGPNLFDELRYLDHGEPGMDNSIRPLNKDFVLNKDRYKNSTILLTRKNFGCGSSREHAPWALTQYGFRVIIAPSYADIFFNNSFKNGLLPIVLSENDVDSLFELVKNQPGYRIKVDLINQVVITTDGKKINFDIEPFRKYCLVNGLDDISLTLQHKENIREFEDVHLKEHPWLNI
- the leuB gene encoding 3-isopropylmalate dehydrogenase, whose protein sequence is MTKSIAVLAGDGIGPEIVEQAVRVLSSLGLNIEMKEALVGGAAFDRFEHPLPKSTLDLAKNSQAVLFGAVGDWKYDHLPRELRPEQSILGLRRSLGLFANLRPAFLYDDLSNSSTLKPEVVSGLDLLIVRELTGDVYFGTPRGVRNANDGNFIGEREGFDTMRYAESEVRRIAKVAFESAMKRSKRLCSVDKANVLETSQFWRDIMTDTAKEYPNVELTHMYIDNAAMQLVKNPCQFDVIVTGNLFGDILSDEAAMLTGSIGMLPSASLNSNNQGLYEPSHGSAPDIAGKGIANPLATILSASMLLRYSLDLSDYANLIDKAVHNVLANGFRTVDIYENGTNKVGTSEMGDAVINELRMA